In a single window of the Gossypium hirsutum isolate 1008001.06 chromosome A13, Gossypium_hirsutum_v2.1, whole genome shotgun sequence genome:
- the LOC107894364 gene encoding chaperone protein dnaJ 11, chloroplastic has translation MYAIATFASPPAVTTLNNTYSVSRSKKTVTVRNSVQTENKVVVAAAAGSLYEILRVERTASFNDIKTAYRSLAKVFHPDVMGSSSDGRDFIEIRNAYATLSNPTARAMYDMSLAPRWMRVRTRIYPTRRWETDQCW, from the coding sequence ATGTATGCAATTGCAACCTTCGCTTCCCCTCCCGCCGTTACAACCCTCAACAACACCTATTCAGTTTCGCGATCGAAGAAGACGGTCACCGTGAGAAATTCGGTACAGACGGAGAACAAGGTGGTTGTGGCAGCGGCGGCAGGAAGTTTGTATGAGATACTAAGGGTGGAGAGAACGGCATCATTTAACGATATCAAGACGGCGTACCGGAGTTTGGCCAAGGTTTTCCATCCAGACGTGATGGGATCATCATCGGACGGCCGTGATTTCATAGAGATACGCAACGCGTACGCCACTTTGTCGAATCCGACGGCGAGGGCCATGTACGATATGTCGTTGGCGCCACGTTGGATGCGAGTCAGGACTCGGATTTACCCGACTCGAAGATGGGAAACTGATCAGTGCTGGTAG